In Piliocolobus tephrosceles isolate RC106 chromosome 6, ASM277652v3, whole genome shotgun sequence, the following are encoded in one genomic region:
- the CCDC196 gene encoding putative coiled-coil domain-containing protein 196: MTSGANSPGSYLPSKIRSSKIDDNYLKELNEDLMLRKQELLEMLKPLEDKNNLLFQKLMSNLEEKQMSLQIMRQIMAGKGCEESSVMELLKEAEEMKQNLERKNKMLQKEMEMLWNKTFEAEELSDQQKAPQIKNKADLQDGKAPKSPSSPRKTESELEKSFSEKVKDIRKEKQQRKMEWVKYQEQNNILQNDFNGKVIQLRIEALKNYQKANDLKLSLNLQQNFEPMQAFLNLPGSQDTVGTTTMDRVTTGRNEHQVRILGAKIYTEQQGTKGSQPDDAGGRLFFLRSLPDEALKN, encoded by the exons ATGACAAGTGGTGCAAACTCTCCAGGATCTTACCTGCCCTCAAAAATAAG AAGTTCTAAAATAGATGACAACTACTTGAAGGAATTAAATGAGGACTTAATGCTAAGGAAGCAGGAACTGCTAGAGATGCTCAAACCTCTAGAAGATAAAAACAACCTCTTATTCCAAAAGTTAATGTCTAACttggaggaaaaacaaatgag TCTTCAGATCATGAGGCAGATCATGGCAGGGAAGGGGTGTGAGGAATCCTCGGTCATGGAGCTCCTTAAGGAAGCAGAGGAGATGAAACAGAACCTG gaaaggaaaaacaagatgCTTCAGAAGGAAATGGAGATGCTATGGAACAAG ACATTCGAGGCAGAAGAACTCAGTGATCAACAAAAAGCACCACAGATAAAAAACAAGGCAGACTTGCAGGATGGAAAG GCTCCCAAATCCCCCTCATCACCTAGAAAGACTGAGAGTGAACTGGAGAAATCATTTTCAGAGAAAGTGAAGGATATAAGGAAG GAAAAGCAACAGAGGAAAATGGAATGGGTCAAGTATCAGGAACAAAACAACATCCTTCAG AATGATTTTAATGGCAAAGTGATTCAGCTGAGAATTGAAGCCTTGAAGAACTACCAGAAGGCCAATGATCTGAAATTATCACTGAATTTGCAGCAGAATTTTGAGCCAATGCAAGCATTTTTAAATCTTCCTGGGTCCCAAG ATACTGTGGGCACTACAACTATGGACAGAGTGACTACTGGCAGAAATGAACACCAAGTG AGAATTCTGGGAGCAAAGATCTACACAGAACAACAAGGAACTAAAGGAAGTCAGCCTGATGATGCAGGAGGGAGGCTCTTTTTTCTGAGGTCACTGCCAGATGAAGCACTGAAGAATTAG